One region of Sardina pilchardus chromosome 18, fSarPil1.1, whole genome shotgun sequence genomic DNA includes:
- the LOC134063994 gene encoding D(1C) dopamine receptor, with the protein MLVCAAVVKFRHLRSKVTNFFVISLAVSDLFVAVLVMPWEAISAVAGSWLFGSFCGVWIAFDIMCSTASILNLCIISLDRYWAIASPFRYERKMTHKMAFMMIGLAWTLSILISFIPVQLNWHMAEEDAEDAHSINQTINCKANLNRTYAISSSLISFYIPVIIMIATYTRIFRIAQTQIRRISSLERAAEQAQNNLHTDCSTESSLKTSFKKETKVLKTLSVIMGVFVCCWLPFFVLNCMVPFCQCVSDTTFTIFVWFGWANSSLNPVIYAFNADFRKAFSSILGCNKLCPSNTVEAVNFSNELVSYHHDTTLQKDAQPMVIPLPHEVVTSREEIGLPFDKVSVTSHVSRNHKHMLLPAMGHFECDGEISLDTITPFTSTALECDGLPGQIDE; encoded by the coding sequence ATGCTTGTTTGCGCGGCGGTTGTAAAATTCAGGCACCTCCGCTCCAAAGTTACCAACTTTTTTGTAATCTCTCTGGCGGTATCGGATCTGTTTGTGGCTGTTCTGGTGATGCCGTGGGAAGCTATCTCGGCGGTGGCAGGCTCGTGGCTCTTTGGCAGTTTCTGTGGTGTTTGGATCGCTTTTGACATCATGTGTTCCACTGCATCAATCCTAAATTTGTGCATCATAAGTCTGGATAGATATTGGGCTATCGCAAGTCCGTTCAGGTATGAACGTAAGATGACACACAAAATGGCCTTCATGATGATTGGGTTGGCATGGACCCTGTCCATCCTCATATCTTTCATACCTGTCCAACTCAACTGGCACATGGCGGAGGAGGACGCAGAGGACGCGCACAGTATCAACCAGACCATAAACTGCAAAGCTAACCTGAACAGGACATACGCCATATCCTCGTCTCTAATAAGCTTTTACATTCCTGTGATCATAATGATTGCCACTTATACAAGGATTTTCCGTATTGcgcaaacacaaataagacgAATATCCTCTTTGGAGAGGGCTGCCGAGCAAGCACAAAATAACTTGCATACCGACTGTTCTACTGAAAGCTCATTGAAAACAAGTTTTAAGAAAGAGACCAAAGTTTTAAAAACTCTTTCAGTCATAatgggcgtgtttgtgtgttgttggctTCCGTTCTTTGTTCTAAACTGCATGGTGCCATTCTGTCAGTGCGTCAGCGACACAACGTTCACTATATTCGTTTGGTTCGGCTGGGCGAATTCGTCCTTAAATCCTGTCATATACGCCTTCAATGCGGATTTCAGGAAAGCATTCTCCTCTATCTTAGGTTGTAACAAACTTTGTCCGAGTAACACCGTGGAAGCAGTAAATTTCAGTAACGAACTGGTGTCCTATCACCATGACACGACTCTCCAAAAAGACGCACAACCAATGGTCATTCCACTTCCACATGAAGTGGTCACTTCTAGGGAGGAGATTGGTTTGCCCTTTGACAAGGTGTCGGTGACTTCCCATGTCTCTCGAAACCACAAACATATGCTGTTGCCGGCTATGGGACACTTTGAATGTGATGGAGAAATCTCTTTGGACACAATCACACCATTCACTTCCACTGCGCTCGAATGTGATGGACTACCAGGCCAAATTGATGAGTAA